The following proteins are encoded in a genomic region of Scylla paramamosain isolate STU-SP2022 chromosome 40, ASM3559412v1, whole genome shotgun sequence:
- the LOC135092501 gene encoding neurexin-4-like isoform X2 translates to MGGRCLFSLAALLLCPFHVLADYCEYPLVEESVLTASSELVTREADKARLYEEHAWSAADNNYYQSLTVDLRKRHRVTRIATQGKQNTREFVSEFVVQYSDNADLWKTYKNPMGLYKAFPGNEDGNTVSTNLFETPIIGRYIRVKPTRWRDRISMRLELYGCEYLPETVSFSGNAMVVMDLREFPVDSVRDHIRFRFRTKEPDAMVMYGRGTQGDYLALQLVQNRMVLNVNLGSRFLTSLSVGSLLDDNSWHDVEIRREQRNITFLVDRVRVDDIILGDFKRLNLNKELYIGGVPNLQLGMKARVNFTGCMENLNINGTAIIPEMRQASDYYSRYNKRPKYSLINIGSVCEFGISADQTLTFTTRKSHLKYPAFEDQKKINVSLEFRTYEEKGVLIHHKFTTYGYFMLFLDEGKVKVEVNARGTPGLVVLDNFETLYNDGQWHRVMFVVMENRMELTVDDVPMQTVRIISVISGKHFLIAGGVKGSPGFLGCLRKISVVGYMQKPKDEEIMYPEGIVRAACQIIDRCNPNPCEHRGRCKQTSQEFICDCTATGYSGAVCHTPLNPISCAAYGIQNPGVKRAEIYIDIDGSGPLVPFPVSCEFYNDGQVHSYLSHKHEKLTTVDGFEKRGSYVQNIIYDAGMEQIEIFVNRSARCRQRIHFECLKAKLFNSPSQEDEDFLPYTWWVSRTNQPMDYWGGSLPGSRKCECGLMGTCVTDKWCNCDGGLESWLTDSGELTVKEHLPVRQLRIGDTGTPLDGKKVRYTLGPLICEGDHVYDNTVTFRKADATINLPRFDMGHSGDIFFEFKTTVRDGCLIHARGPTDYIKISIVGGIELQFQYEAGSGPMSVSVETSNVLNDDTWHSVLVERNRKEARMIVDGGQKGLVAEPYGPVRAIHLESDFVVGATLDYRDGFVGCIRALILNGELQDLRGRAEKGMYGVQPGCVGKCSSNPCLNNGTCHEGYSTFECDCRWTAFKGPICADEIGIKMLTDTMVRYEIPGTYKTTIAERIRVGFTTTNPRGFLMGLHSNLTGEYLTLAISNSGHLKVTFDFGFERHEKVYGKRTFHEGQNHDVKLYRSDSGRRLTMQVDNYEPVSWTFDVKGSADAQFNNIQYVYIGKNESMAEGFVGCISRVEFDDIYPLKFYFQQDRPPNVIAESTSSVFEDYCGIEPIRYPEEEAETRPPPEVSEDVLMGLYSDNSAVLGGVLGIIFLALLCMGFLIGRYMARHKGDYRTHEADGADVAPDADWAVQHATTGPQVKKNTEMYI, encoded by the exons AGGAGCATGCCTGGTCAGCTGccgacaacaactactaccagaGCCTGACCGTCGACCTCCGCAAGAGACACAGGGTCACTCGCATTGCAACACAGGGCAAGCAGAACACACGGGAGTTTGTCAGCGAGTTTGTGGTGCAGTACTCGGACAATGCTGACCTGTGGAAGACGTACAAGAATCCTATGGGCTTATATAAG GCCTTCCCGGGTAACGAAGATGGGAACACTGTCTCCACCAACCTGTTCGAGACACCGATAATTGGAAGGTACATCCGCGTCAAGCCTACACGATGGAGGGACCGGATATCTATGCGCTTGGAGCTGTACGGATGCGAGTATT taCCAGAGACCGTGAGCTTCAGTGGCAatgcaatggtggtgatggaccTGAGGGAGTTTCCGGTGGACTCTGTGCGCGACCACATCCGCTTCCGTTTCCGCACCAAAGAGCCAGATGCAATGGTGATGTATGGACGAGGCACCCAGGGGGACTACTTGGCCCTCCAGCTGGTGCAGAACAGGATGGTGTTGAATGTGAACCTGG GGTCACGTTTCCTTACCTCCCTGTCTGTCGGGTCCCTCTTGGATGACAATTCTTGGCACGACGTGGAAATTCGAAGGGAGCAACGCAACATTACCTTCCTGGTGGATCGTGTCAGAGTGGATGACATCATTCTGGGTGACTTCAAGAGGTTGAATCTAAATAAAGAG CTGTACATCGGGGGTGTGCCAAATCTGCAGCTGGGGATGAAAGCGCGGGTGAACTTCACAGGCTGCATGGAGAACCTCAATATTAACGGCACGGCAATCATTCCCGAGATGAGGCAGGCCAGCGACTACTACTCCCGCTACAACAAGAGGCCAAAGTACTCCCTCATCAATATTGGCAGTGTCTGTGAG TTTGGCATCTCAGCTGACCAGACCCTGACCTTTACAACCAGGAAGAGCCATCTCAAGTACCCAGCATTTGAGGACCAGAAGAAGATCAACGTGTCCTTAGAATTTAGAACTTACGAGGAAAAAGGCGTTCTCATCCACCACAAGTTCACTACATATGGATACTTcatg CTGTTCCTGgacgaagggaaggtgaaggtggaggtgaaCGCACGTGGCACTCCCGGCCTGGTGGTTCTGGATAACTTTGAGACGCTGTACAACGACGGACAGTGGCACCGAGtcatgtttgtggtgatggaGAATCGCATGGAGTTGACAGTTGATGACGTGCCCATGCAAACTGTCCGGATCATCTCGGTCATATCCGGCAAGCACTTCCTCATTGCCG GTGGTGTGAAGGGGTCGCCGGGCTTCCTGGGGTGCCTCAGGAAGATCTCTGTGGTCGGGTACATGCAGAAGCCCAAGGATGAG GAAATCATGTACCCAGAAGGCATTGTACGGGCGGCCTGTCAGATCATAGACCGCTGCAATCCGAACCCTTGTGAACATCGGGGCAGGTGCAAACAGACCTCACAGGAGTTTATCTGTGACTGCACGGCCACAGGCTACTCTGGGGCTGTCTGTCATACAC CCCTGAACCCCATATCCTGCGCTGCATACGGCATTCAGAACCCAGGCGTTAAGAGGGCTGAGATCTACATTGACATCGACGGCTCAGGGCCTCTCGTTCCCTTCCCCGTCAGCTGTGAATTCTACA ATGACGGACAGGTGCACTCCTATCTCAGCCACAAGCATGAAAAGTTGACAACAGTTGATGGTTTCGAGAAGAGAGGATCTTATGTACAGAACATCATCTATGACGCTGGAATGGAGCAGATAGAGATCTTCGTCAACCGTTCCGCTCGGTGTCGTCAGCGGATCCATTTTGAATGTCTGAAGGCCAAGCTGTTCAACTCTCCGTCCCAGGAAGATGAGGACTTcttg CCCTACACATGGTGGGTTTCGCGTACCAATCAGCCCATGGACTACTGGGGCGGGTCACTGCCTGGGTCGCGAAAATGTGAGTGTGGGCTGATGGGGACCTGTGTGACGGATAAGTGGTGTAACTGTGACGGCGGCCTGGAGTCGTGGCTTACTGACAGTGGGGAGCTGACGGTCAAGGAACATTTACCGGTCCGTCAGCTGAGGATTGGGGACACCGGCACTCCGCTGGATGGCAAGAAGGTCCGGTACACCCTTGGGCCGCTTATCTGCGAGGGAGACC ATGTATACGACAATACTGTTACTTTCCGCAAGGCTGACGCTACGATTAATCTGCCTCGTTTCGACATGGGGCACTCTGGGGACATTTTCTTCGAGTTCAAGACCACAGTGAGGGATGGCTGCCTCATCCACGCCAGGGGGCCCACAGACTACATCAAGATATCCATTGTTG ggGGCATTGAGCTACAGTTCCAGTACGAGGCGGGGTCAGGGCCGATGAGCGTTAGTGTGGAGACGAGTAACGTGCTGAATGACGACACGTGGCACTCCGTCTTGGTGGAGCGCAACCGGAAGGAGGCGCGGATGATCGTGGATGGTGGGCAGAAGGGCTTGGTGGCCGAACCTTATGGGCCAGTTCGCGCCATCCACTTGGAGTCTGACTTCGTTGTGG GTGCCACCCTAGACTACCGGGATGGTTTCGTGGGATGCATCCGAGCCCTGATTCTGAACGGGGAGCTGCAGGACCTGAGGGGCCGGGCGGAGAAGGGCATGTACGGGGTGCAGCCAGGATGTGTCGGGAAGTGCAGCTCTAACCCTTGTCTCAATAACGGCACCTGTCATGAAGGCTATTCAACATTTGAGTGTGACTGCAGATGGACAGCCTTCAAGGGACCTATTTGTGCTGACG AGATCGGAATCAAGATGCTGACAGATACAATGGTTCGTTATGAAATTCCTGGGACTTACAAGACCACCATCGCTGAGAGGATTCGAGTcggcttcaccaccaccaaccctcgCGGCTTCCTCATGGGTCTCCATTCCAACCTCACTGGGGAATACCTCACGCTTGCTATCTCTAATTCAG GTCACTTAAAGGTCACATTTGACTTTGGGTTCGAGCGTCACGAGAAGGTTTACGGCAAGCGAACCTTCCATGAGGGACAGAACCATGACGTCAAGCTTTACCGGTCCGACTCTGGCCGACGTCTGACTATGCAG GTGGACAACTACGAGCCAGTATCTTGGACTTTTGACGTGAAGGGTTCGGCAGACGCACAGTTCAACAACATTCAGTACGTTTACATCGGCAAGAACGAGTCGATGGCCGAGGGTTTCGTTGGCTGCATATCCCGGGTGGAGTTTGACGACATATACCCGCTCAAGTTCTATTTCCAGCAAGACCGCCCGCCTAATGTCATTGCGGAGTCTA CATCCTCCGTCTTCGAGGACTACTGCGGGATCGAGCCCATTAGGTACCCcgaggaagaggcagagacaCGGCCACCACCGGAAGTGTCGGAGGACGTGCTCATGGGCTTATACTCGGACAATTCTGCGGTCCTTGGGG GAGTTCTTGGTATCATTTTCCTCGCATTGCTGTGCATGGGGTTCCTGATCGGCCGGTACATGGCGCGTCACAAGGGGGACTACCGCACCCATGAAGCTGATGGCGCAGATGTGGCCCCGGATGCCGACTGGGCTGTGCAGCATGCCACCACCGGCCCCCAGGTGAAGAAGAACACCGAGATGTACATATAG
- the LOC135092501 gene encoding neurexin-4-like isoform X1: MGGRCLFSLAALLLCPFHVLADYCEYPLVEESVLTASSELVTREADKARLYETTAWTARNADYLQYIEADLGDIRNITAIATQGRDDSQEYVTAYTLEYSRDGVHYSIIKGPKGNIMAFPGNEDGNTVSTNLFETPIIGRYIRVKPTRWRDRISMRLELYGCEYLPETVSFSGNAMVVMDLREFPVDSVRDHIRFRFRTKEPDAMVMYGRGTQGDYLALQLVQNRMVLNVNLGSRFLTSLSVGSLLDDNSWHDVEIRREQRNITFLVDRVRVDDIILGDFKRLNLNKELYIGGVPNLQLGMKARVNFTGCMENLNINGTAIIPEMRQASDYYSRYNKRPKYSLINIGSVCEFGISADQTLTFTTRKSHLKYPAFEDQKKINVSLEFRTYEEKGVLIHHKFTTYGYFMLFLDEGKVKVEVNARGTPGLVVLDNFETLYNDGQWHRVMFVVMENRMELTVDDVPMQTVRIISVISGKHFLIAGGVKGSPGFLGCLRKISVVGYMQKPKDEEIMYPEGIVRAACQIIDRCNPNPCEHRGRCKQTSQEFICDCTATGYSGAVCHTPLNPISCAAYGIQNPGVKRAEIYIDIDGSGPLVPFPVSCEFYNDGQVHSYLSHKHEKLTTVDGFEKRGSYVQNIIYDAGMEQIEIFVNRSARCRQRIHFECLKAKLFNSPSQEDEDFLPYTWWVSRTNQPMDYWGGSLPGSRKCECGLMGTCVTDKWCNCDGGLESWLTDSGELTVKEHLPVRQLRIGDTGTPLDGKKVRYTLGPLICEGDHVYDNTVTFRKADATINLPRFDMGHSGDIFFEFKTTVRDGCLIHARGPTDYIKISIVGGIELQFQYEAGSGPMSVSVETSNVLNDDTWHSVLVERNRKEARMIVDGGQKGLVAEPYGPVRAIHLESDFVVGATLDYRDGFVGCIRALILNGELQDLRGRAEKGMYGVQPGCVGKCSSNPCLNNGTCHEGYSTFECDCRWTAFKGPICADEIGIKMLTDTMVRYEIPGTYKTTIAERIRVGFTTTNPRGFLMGLHSNLTGEYLTLAISNSGHLKVTFDFGFERHEKVYGKRTFHEGQNHDVKLYRSDSGRRLTMQVDNYEPVSWTFDVKGSADAQFNNIQYVYIGKNESMAEGFVGCISRVEFDDIYPLKFYFQQDRPPNVIAESTSSVFEDYCGIEPIRYPEEEAETRPPPEVSEDVLMGLYSDNSAVLGGVLGIIFLALLCMGFLIGRYMARHKGDYRTHEADGADVAPDADWAVQHATTGPQVKKNTEMYI; this comes from the exons AGACCACAGCATGGACAGCCAGGAATGCAGATTACCTCCAGTACATTGAAGCAGACCTGGGGGATATCAGGAACATAACAGCCATCGCCACTCAGGGTCGAGATGACTCTCAGGAGTACGTTACGGCTTACACCCTGGAGTACAGCCGAGATGGGGTGCATTACTCCATCATCAAGGGCCCTAAGGGTAACATTATG GCCTTCCCGGGTAACGAAGATGGGAACACTGTCTCCACCAACCTGTTCGAGACACCGATAATTGGAAGGTACATCCGCGTCAAGCCTACACGATGGAGGGACCGGATATCTATGCGCTTGGAGCTGTACGGATGCGAGTATT taCCAGAGACCGTGAGCTTCAGTGGCAatgcaatggtggtgatggaccTGAGGGAGTTTCCGGTGGACTCTGTGCGCGACCACATCCGCTTCCGTTTCCGCACCAAAGAGCCAGATGCAATGGTGATGTATGGACGAGGCACCCAGGGGGACTACTTGGCCCTCCAGCTGGTGCAGAACAGGATGGTGTTGAATGTGAACCTGG GGTCACGTTTCCTTACCTCCCTGTCTGTCGGGTCCCTCTTGGATGACAATTCTTGGCACGACGTGGAAATTCGAAGGGAGCAACGCAACATTACCTTCCTGGTGGATCGTGTCAGAGTGGATGACATCATTCTGGGTGACTTCAAGAGGTTGAATCTAAATAAAGAG CTGTACATCGGGGGTGTGCCAAATCTGCAGCTGGGGATGAAAGCGCGGGTGAACTTCACAGGCTGCATGGAGAACCTCAATATTAACGGCACGGCAATCATTCCCGAGATGAGGCAGGCCAGCGACTACTACTCCCGCTACAACAAGAGGCCAAAGTACTCCCTCATCAATATTGGCAGTGTCTGTGAG TTTGGCATCTCAGCTGACCAGACCCTGACCTTTACAACCAGGAAGAGCCATCTCAAGTACCCAGCATTTGAGGACCAGAAGAAGATCAACGTGTCCTTAGAATTTAGAACTTACGAGGAAAAAGGCGTTCTCATCCACCACAAGTTCACTACATATGGATACTTcatg CTGTTCCTGgacgaagggaaggtgaaggtggaggtgaaCGCACGTGGCACTCCCGGCCTGGTGGTTCTGGATAACTTTGAGACGCTGTACAACGACGGACAGTGGCACCGAGtcatgtttgtggtgatggaGAATCGCATGGAGTTGACAGTTGATGACGTGCCCATGCAAACTGTCCGGATCATCTCGGTCATATCCGGCAAGCACTTCCTCATTGCCG GTGGTGTGAAGGGGTCGCCGGGCTTCCTGGGGTGCCTCAGGAAGATCTCTGTGGTCGGGTACATGCAGAAGCCCAAGGATGAG GAAATCATGTACCCAGAAGGCATTGTACGGGCGGCCTGTCAGATCATAGACCGCTGCAATCCGAACCCTTGTGAACATCGGGGCAGGTGCAAACAGACCTCACAGGAGTTTATCTGTGACTGCACGGCCACAGGCTACTCTGGGGCTGTCTGTCATACAC CCCTGAACCCCATATCCTGCGCTGCATACGGCATTCAGAACCCAGGCGTTAAGAGGGCTGAGATCTACATTGACATCGACGGCTCAGGGCCTCTCGTTCCCTTCCCCGTCAGCTGTGAATTCTACA ATGACGGACAGGTGCACTCCTATCTCAGCCACAAGCATGAAAAGTTGACAACAGTTGATGGTTTCGAGAAGAGAGGATCTTATGTACAGAACATCATCTATGACGCTGGAATGGAGCAGATAGAGATCTTCGTCAACCGTTCCGCTCGGTGTCGTCAGCGGATCCATTTTGAATGTCTGAAGGCCAAGCTGTTCAACTCTCCGTCCCAGGAAGATGAGGACTTcttg CCCTACACATGGTGGGTTTCGCGTACCAATCAGCCCATGGACTACTGGGGCGGGTCACTGCCTGGGTCGCGAAAATGTGAGTGTGGGCTGATGGGGACCTGTGTGACGGATAAGTGGTGTAACTGTGACGGCGGCCTGGAGTCGTGGCTTACTGACAGTGGGGAGCTGACGGTCAAGGAACATTTACCGGTCCGTCAGCTGAGGATTGGGGACACCGGCACTCCGCTGGATGGCAAGAAGGTCCGGTACACCCTTGGGCCGCTTATCTGCGAGGGAGACC ATGTATACGACAATACTGTTACTTTCCGCAAGGCTGACGCTACGATTAATCTGCCTCGTTTCGACATGGGGCACTCTGGGGACATTTTCTTCGAGTTCAAGACCACAGTGAGGGATGGCTGCCTCATCCACGCCAGGGGGCCCACAGACTACATCAAGATATCCATTGTTG ggGGCATTGAGCTACAGTTCCAGTACGAGGCGGGGTCAGGGCCGATGAGCGTTAGTGTGGAGACGAGTAACGTGCTGAATGACGACACGTGGCACTCCGTCTTGGTGGAGCGCAACCGGAAGGAGGCGCGGATGATCGTGGATGGTGGGCAGAAGGGCTTGGTGGCCGAACCTTATGGGCCAGTTCGCGCCATCCACTTGGAGTCTGACTTCGTTGTGG GTGCCACCCTAGACTACCGGGATGGTTTCGTGGGATGCATCCGAGCCCTGATTCTGAACGGGGAGCTGCAGGACCTGAGGGGCCGGGCGGAGAAGGGCATGTACGGGGTGCAGCCAGGATGTGTCGGGAAGTGCAGCTCTAACCCTTGTCTCAATAACGGCACCTGTCATGAAGGCTATTCAACATTTGAGTGTGACTGCAGATGGACAGCCTTCAAGGGACCTATTTGTGCTGACG AGATCGGAATCAAGATGCTGACAGATACAATGGTTCGTTATGAAATTCCTGGGACTTACAAGACCACCATCGCTGAGAGGATTCGAGTcggcttcaccaccaccaaccctcgCGGCTTCCTCATGGGTCTCCATTCCAACCTCACTGGGGAATACCTCACGCTTGCTATCTCTAATTCAG GTCACTTAAAGGTCACATTTGACTTTGGGTTCGAGCGTCACGAGAAGGTTTACGGCAAGCGAACCTTCCATGAGGGACAGAACCATGACGTCAAGCTTTACCGGTCCGACTCTGGCCGACGTCTGACTATGCAG GTGGACAACTACGAGCCAGTATCTTGGACTTTTGACGTGAAGGGTTCGGCAGACGCACAGTTCAACAACATTCAGTACGTTTACATCGGCAAGAACGAGTCGATGGCCGAGGGTTTCGTTGGCTGCATATCCCGGGTGGAGTTTGACGACATATACCCGCTCAAGTTCTATTTCCAGCAAGACCGCCCGCCTAATGTCATTGCGGAGTCTA CATCCTCCGTCTTCGAGGACTACTGCGGGATCGAGCCCATTAGGTACCCcgaggaagaggcagagacaCGGCCACCACCGGAAGTGTCGGAGGACGTGCTCATGGGCTTATACTCGGACAATTCTGCGGTCCTTGGGG GAGTTCTTGGTATCATTTTCCTCGCATTGCTGTGCATGGGGTTCCTGATCGGCCGGTACATGGCGCGTCACAAGGGGGACTACCGCACCCATGAAGCTGATGGCGCAGATGTGGCCCCGGATGCCGACTGGGCTGTGCAGCATGCCACCACCGGCCCCCAGGTGAAGAAGAACACCGAGATGTACATATAG
- the LOC135092501 gene encoding neurexin-4-like isoform X3, whose protein sequence is MRLELYGCEYLPETVSFSGNAMVVMDLREFPVDSVRDHIRFRFRTKEPDAMVMYGRGTQGDYLALQLVQNRMVLNVNLGSRFLTSLSVGSLLDDNSWHDVEIRREQRNITFLVDRVRVDDIILGDFKRLNLNKELYIGGVPNLQLGMKARVNFTGCMENLNINGTAIIPEMRQASDYYSRYNKRPKYSLINIGSVCEFGISADQTLTFTTRKSHLKYPAFEDQKKINVSLEFRTYEEKGVLIHHKFTTYGYFMLFLDEGKVKVEVNARGTPGLVVLDNFETLYNDGQWHRVMFVVMENRMELTVDDVPMQTVRIISVISGKHFLIAGGVKGSPGFLGCLRKISVVGYMQKPKDEEIMYPEGIVRAACQIIDRCNPNPCEHRGRCKQTSQEFICDCTATGYSGAVCHTPLNPISCAAYGIQNPGVKRAEIYIDIDGSGPLVPFPVSCEFYNDGQVHSYLSHKHEKLTTVDGFEKRGSYVQNIIYDAGMEQIEIFVNRSARCRQRIHFECLKAKLFNSPSQEDEDFLPYTWWVSRTNQPMDYWGGSLPGSRKCECGLMGTCVTDKWCNCDGGLESWLTDSGELTVKEHLPVRQLRIGDTGTPLDGKKVRYTLGPLICEGDHVYDNTVTFRKADATINLPRFDMGHSGDIFFEFKTTVRDGCLIHARGPTDYIKISIVGGIELQFQYEAGSGPMSVSVETSNVLNDDTWHSVLVERNRKEARMIVDGGQKGLVAEPYGPVRAIHLESDFVVGATLDYRDGFVGCIRALILNGELQDLRGRAEKGMYGVQPGCVGKCSSNPCLNNGTCHEGYSTFECDCRWTAFKGPICADEIGIKMLTDTMVRYEIPGTYKTTIAERIRVGFTTTNPRGFLMGLHSNLTGEYLTLAISNSGHLKVTFDFGFERHEKVYGKRTFHEGQNHDVKLYRSDSGRRLTMQVDNYEPVSWTFDVKGSADAQFNNIQYVYIGKNESMAEGFVGCISRVEFDDIYPLKFYFQQDRPPNVIAESTSSVFEDYCGIEPIRYPEEEAETRPPPEVSEDVLMGLYSDNSAVLGGVLGIIFLALLCMGFLIGRYMARHKGDYRTHEADGADVAPDADWAVQHATTGPQVKKNTEMYI, encoded by the exons ATGCGCTTGGAGCTGTACGGATGCGAGTATT taCCAGAGACCGTGAGCTTCAGTGGCAatgcaatggtggtgatggaccTGAGGGAGTTTCCGGTGGACTCTGTGCGCGACCACATCCGCTTCCGTTTCCGCACCAAAGAGCCAGATGCAATGGTGATGTATGGACGAGGCACCCAGGGGGACTACTTGGCCCTCCAGCTGGTGCAGAACAGGATGGTGTTGAATGTGAACCTGG GGTCACGTTTCCTTACCTCCCTGTCTGTCGGGTCCCTCTTGGATGACAATTCTTGGCACGACGTGGAAATTCGAAGGGAGCAACGCAACATTACCTTCCTGGTGGATCGTGTCAGAGTGGATGACATCATTCTGGGTGACTTCAAGAGGTTGAATCTAAATAAAGAG CTGTACATCGGGGGTGTGCCAAATCTGCAGCTGGGGATGAAAGCGCGGGTGAACTTCACAGGCTGCATGGAGAACCTCAATATTAACGGCACGGCAATCATTCCCGAGATGAGGCAGGCCAGCGACTACTACTCCCGCTACAACAAGAGGCCAAAGTACTCCCTCATCAATATTGGCAGTGTCTGTGAG TTTGGCATCTCAGCTGACCAGACCCTGACCTTTACAACCAGGAAGAGCCATCTCAAGTACCCAGCATTTGAGGACCAGAAGAAGATCAACGTGTCCTTAGAATTTAGAACTTACGAGGAAAAAGGCGTTCTCATCCACCACAAGTTCACTACATATGGATACTTcatg CTGTTCCTGgacgaagggaaggtgaaggtggaggtgaaCGCACGTGGCACTCCCGGCCTGGTGGTTCTGGATAACTTTGAGACGCTGTACAACGACGGACAGTGGCACCGAGtcatgtttgtggtgatggaGAATCGCATGGAGTTGACAGTTGATGACGTGCCCATGCAAACTGTCCGGATCATCTCGGTCATATCCGGCAAGCACTTCCTCATTGCCG GTGGTGTGAAGGGGTCGCCGGGCTTCCTGGGGTGCCTCAGGAAGATCTCTGTGGTCGGGTACATGCAGAAGCCCAAGGATGAG GAAATCATGTACCCAGAAGGCATTGTACGGGCGGCCTGTCAGATCATAGACCGCTGCAATCCGAACCCTTGTGAACATCGGGGCAGGTGCAAACAGACCTCACAGGAGTTTATCTGTGACTGCACGGCCACAGGCTACTCTGGGGCTGTCTGTCATACAC CCCTGAACCCCATATCCTGCGCTGCATACGGCATTCAGAACCCAGGCGTTAAGAGGGCTGAGATCTACATTGACATCGACGGCTCAGGGCCTCTCGTTCCCTTCCCCGTCAGCTGTGAATTCTACA ATGACGGACAGGTGCACTCCTATCTCAGCCACAAGCATGAAAAGTTGACAACAGTTGATGGTTTCGAGAAGAGAGGATCTTATGTACAGAACATCATCTATGACGCTGGAATGGAGCAGATAGAGATCTTCGTCAACCGTTCCGCTCGGTGTCGTCAGCGGATCCATTTTGAATGTCTGAAGGCCAAGCTGTTCAACTCTCCGTCCCAGGAAGATGAGGACTTcttg CCCTACACATGGTGGGTTTCGCGTACCAATCAGCCCATGGACTACTGGGGCGGGTCACTGCCTGGGTCGCGAAAATGTGAGTGTGGGCTGATGGGGACCTGTGTGACGGATAAGTGGTGTAACTGTGACGGCGGCCTGGAGTCGTGGCTTACTGACAGTGGGGAGCTGACGGTCAAGGAACATTTACCGGTCCGTCAGCTGAGGATTGGGGACACCGGCACTCCGCTGGATGGCAAGAAGGTCCGGTACACCCTTGGGCCGCTTATCTGCGAGGGAGACC ATGTATACGACAATACTGTTACTTTCCGCAAGGCTGACGCTACGATTAATCTGCCTCGTTTCGACATGGGGCACTCTGGGGACATTTTCTTCGAGTTCAAGACCACAGTGAGGGATGGCTGCCTCATCCACGCCAGGGGGCCCACAGACTACATCAAGATATCCATTGTTG ggGGCATTGAGCTACAGTTCCAGTACGAGGCGGGGTCAGGGCCGATGAGCGTTAGTGTGGAGACGAGTAACGTGCTGAATGACGACACGTGGCACTCCGTCTTGGTGGAGCGCAACCGGAAGGAGGCGCGGATGATCGTGGATGGTGGGCAGAAGGGCTTGGTGGCCGAACCTTATGGGCCAGTTCGCGCCATCCACTTGGAGTCTGACTTCGTTGTGG GTGCCACCCTAGACTACCGGGATGGTTTCGTGGGATGCATCCGAGCCCTGATTCTGAACGGGGAGCTGCAGGACCTGAGGGGCCGGGCGGAGAAGGGCATGTACGGGGTGCAGCCAGGATGTGTCGGGAAGTGCAGCTCTAACCCTTGTCTCAATAACGGCACCTGTCATGAAGGCTATTCAACATTTGAGTGTGACTGCAGATGGACAGCCTTCAAGGGACCTATTTGTGCTGACG AGATCGGAATCAAGATGCTGACAGATACAATGGTTCGTTATGAAATTCCTGGGACTTACAAGACCACCATCGCTGAGAGGATTCGAGTcggcttcaccaccaccaaccctcgCGGCTTCCTCATGGGTCTCCATTCCAACCTCACTGGGGAATACCTCACGCTTGCTATCTCTAATTCAG GTCACTTAAAGGTCACATTTGACTTTGGGTTCGAGCGTCACGAGAAGGTTTACGGCAAGCGAACCTTCCATGAGGGACAGAACCATGACGTCAAGCTTTACCGGTCCGACTCTGGCCGACGTCTGACTATGCAG GTGGACAACTACGAGCCAGTATCTTGGACTTTTGACGTGAAGGGTTCGGCAGACGCACAGTTCAACAACATTCAGTACGTTTACATCGGCAAGAACGAGTCGATGGCCGAGGGTTTCGTTGGCTGCATATCCCGGGTGGAGTTTGACGACATATACCCGCTCAAGTTCTATTTCCAGCAAGACCGCCCGCCTAATGTCATTGCGGAGTCTA CATCCTCCGTCTTCGAGGACTACTGCGGGATCGAGCCCATTAGGTACCCcgaggaagaggcagagacaCGGCCACCACCGGAAGTGTCGGAGGACGTGCTCATGGGCTTATACTCGGACAATTCTGCGGTCCTTGGGG GAGTTCTTGGTATCATTTTCCTCGCATTGCTGTGCATGGGGTTCCTGATCGGCCGGTACATGGCGCGTCACAAGGGGGACTACCGCACCCATGAAGCTGATGGCGCAGATGTGGCCCCGGATGCCGACTGGGCTGTGCAGCATGCCACCACCGGCCCCCAGGTGAAGAAGAACACCGAGATGTACATATAG